In the Hordeum vulgare subsp. vulgare chromosome 7H, MorexV3_pseudomolecules_assembly, whole genome shotgun sequence genome, one interval contains:
- the LOC123410159 gene encoding elongation of fatty acids protein 3-like, with protein MAAAALAGDVAYWLAEHPAIVRFRWSPSGLWFSTWAFLLGFLAAYVSLSLAADALLRRRKPVPLGPLPAAHALLMAAVSAAIFAGTLLSAVAEIRDTRWSWRGRSRTTPLRWLLCFPPGTRSSGRVFFWSYAYYLSRYLHAARGAFAVLRRRRGAAARACAHAASVAMAFLWLEFSQSFQVLAILASTLAHAVAFGFRFWVDSAGVLPVARSGASAPVALACQLGLLGCNLVCHAGVVWMHFGGAVAGGCSGIGAWVFNTLLNAALLWVFLHCYVTDAAAAVKKKKEKVM; from the coding sequence ATGGCCGCGGCCGCGCTCGCCGGCGACGTCGCCTACTGGCTGGCGGAGCACCCGGCCATCGTGCGGTTCCGGTGGAGCCCCTCGGGCCTCTGGTTCTCCACCTGGGCCTTCCTCCTCGGCTTCCTCGCCGCCtacgtctccctctccctcgccgccGACGCGCTCCTCCGCCGCCGGAAGCCGGtcccgctgggccccctcccggCCGCGCACGCGCTCCTGATGGCCGCCGTCTCGGCGGCCATCTTCGCCGGCACTCTGCTGTCGGCGGTGGCGGAGATACGGGACACGCGCTGGTCGTGGCGGGGCCGGAGCCGGACGACGCCGCTCCGGTGGCTCCTCTGCTTCCCGCCGGGGACCCGGTCGTCCGGCCGCGTCTTCTTCTGGTCCTACGCCTACTACCTGTCCCGGTACCTCCACGCGGCGCGCGGCGCGTTCGCGGTGCTCCGGCgccggcgcggggcggcggcccGGGCGTGCGCGCACGCGGCATCGGTGGCCATGGCGTTCCTTTGGCTGGAGTTCTCGCAGTCGTTCCAGGTGCTGGCCATCCTCGCCTCCACGCTcgcccacgccgtcgccttcGGGTTCCGCTTCTGGGTGGACAGCGCGGGCGTGCTCCCGGTGGCCCGGAGCGGGGCGTCGGCGCCCGTGGCGCTGGCCTGCCAGCTCGGGCTGCTGGGGTGCAACCTGGTGTGCCACGCGGGGGTCGTGTGGATGCACTTCGGCGGGGCGGTGGCCGGCGGGTGCAGCGGCATCGGGGCATGGGTGTTCAACACGCTGCTCAACGCCGCCCTGCTCTGGGTCTTCCTCCACTGCTACGTCaccgacgccgccgccgccgtgaagaagaaaaaggagaaggtgaTGTGA